A genomic stretch from Heliangelus exortis chromosome 16, bHelExo1.hap1, whole genome shotgun sequence includes:
- the LIME1 gene encoding lck-interacting transmembrane adapter 1, giving the protein MAAAGGEGPAGPPLLLAGAALALLGVLVYLGALCAACRRKGRKKKVPPDGVKLVDESLLRQTQLRSLSRSDTKLQELCRVKHRDGTQRPASLGAPCPAAAPPHSSGLSILLHRELPRIPVPDPPAAPQAPDRTYSNLLFAPLRKPLPDSVYECLAGGLEDPPVTPAPPGTRVSPPRARCGGVDYACVHKVKKVAAVELQDGAAVGPPWGRLHCWDPAGIAPQPAFLWQLEEMYSTVCKATKKKTQVPPREVGAGCPPTRQEEGAPAKQWPQAAQAPPDSCYEFINDRTWTAQGRGPDPDYEAVDLSWKKVAGREKVGGPPSASENLYESVGDIWAGGARRASARTAANGLEVYITNL; this is encoded by the exons ATGGCTGCAGCCGGTGGGGAGGGGCCGGCAGGGCCCCCCCTGCTGCTGGCGGGTGCTGCCCTGGCCCTGCTCGGTGTCCTCGTCTACCTGGGAGCCCTGTGTGCTGCCTGCAGACG CAAGGGCAGGAAGAAGAAGGTCCCTCCGGACGGGGTGAAGCTGGTGGATGAG TCCCTGCTCCGGCAGACGCAGCTGCGCTCGCTCAGCAGATCCGACACgaagctgcaggagctgtgccGGGTGAAGCACAGGGATGGCA CCCAGCGTCCGGCCAGCCTGGGTGCTCCCTGTCCCGCTGCCGCCCCCCCGCACAGCTCCGgcctcagcatcctcctgcacCGCGAGCTGCCCCGCATCCCCGTCCCCGacccccccgccgccccccagGCTCCGGACCGGACCTACTCCAACCTCCTCTTCGCTCCGCTGCGCAAACCGCTGCCCGACAGCGTCTACGAGTGCCTGGCGGGGGGCTTGGAGGATCCCCCGGTGACCCCCGCACCCCCCGGCACCCGGGTGTCCCCTCCGCGGGCCCGGTGCGGGGGGGTCGATTACGCCTGTGTCCACAAGGTGAAGAAGGTGGCGGCGGTGGAGCTGCAGGATGGAGCCGCCGTGGGAcctccc TGGGGGCGTCTCCACTGCTGGGATcct gcagggattGCTCCCCAACCCGCCTTCCtttggcagctggaggagatgTACTCAACGGTGTGCAAAGCCACCAAGAAGAAAACCCAGGTGCCCCcgagggaggtgggtgctgggtgtccACCCACCCGCCAGGAGGAGGGTGCCCCAGCCAAGCAGTGGCCCCAAGCAGCCCAAGCCCCCCCAGACTCCTGCTATGAGTTCATCAATGACAGAACCTGGACTGCTCAGGGCCGTGGCCCAGACCCAGACTACGAGGCAGTGGACTTGAGCTGGAAGAAGGTGGCAGGACGGGAGAAGGTGGGGGGGCCACCCAGTGCCTCTGAGAACCTCTACGAAAGTGTGGGTGACATTTGGGCAGGGGGAGCCCGGAGAGCCTCGGCCAGGACGGCGGCCAACGGGCTGGAGGTTTACATCACCAACCTATAG
- the SLC2A4RG gene encoding LOW QUALITY PROTEIN: SLC2A4 regulator (The sequence of the model RefSeq protein was modified relative to this genomic sequence to represent the inferred CDS: deleted 1 base in 1 codon), with protein MEPPRPSTVVLPAVRRRRLRDIPPPPSSQTGGTAPKDLLRGWLPRLGDPSNRDPMLRMLDAGLERCLALRSAGIPVPRKLSGRAGIDEVMAATVLTSLSTSPLVLGHPPATPAPAEPGGEVWKEVPTMSSSCSSSSNTSGDWSWDPPSDRSTPSTPSPPLSSHVPSTFLPTPLTDEGPEEPDSTHFVFGEPIPRKRKNSTKVMFKCLWKSCGKVLSSSSGMQKHIRTVHLGRKADLEQSDGEEDFYYTELDVDVDSLTDGLSSLTPVSPTSSVPPAFPGPEVPAPVVPGPAVPALPLPDLALASPCGPPPPPGLCHVHTDHAYQGCPLPTQPPVSPVAPTPKAPSVPRRPRGEAKKCRKVYGMENRELWCTACRWKKACQRFLD; from the exons ATGGAGCCCCCGCGTCCGTCCACCGTCGTCTTGCCCGCCGTTCGCCGCCGCCGCCTTCGCGATATTCCACCCCCTCCTTCCTCGCAAACCGGCGGCACCGCCCCAAAG GATCTTCTCCGGGGTTGGTTGCCACGCCTGGGAGATCCGTCGAACCGGGACCCGATGCTGCGGATGCTGGATGCCGGGTTGGAGCGGTGCCTGGCGCTGCGTTCGGCCGGGATCCCGGTACCCCG GAAGCTGTCGGGCAGGGCTGGCATTGATGAGGTGATGGCAGCCACGGTGCTCACCAGTCTCTCCACCAGCCCCCTGGTGCTGGGCCACCCTCCAGCCACCCCAGCTCCAG caGAGCCCGGGGGTGAGGTCTGGAAGGAGGTGCCCACCATGTCCTCcagttgcagcagcagcagcaacaccagTGGGGACTGGagctgggacccccccagcGACCGCTccaccccctccaccccctcacccccactCTCCAGCCACGtccccagcaccttcctgcCCACCCCGCTGACAGATGAGGGCCCCGAGGAGCCTGACAGCACCCACTTTGTCTTTGGAGAGCCCATCCCACGGAAGAGGAAG AACTCCACCAAGGTGATGTTCAAGTGCTTGTGGAAGAGCTGCGGAAAAgtcctcagcagctcctcagggatGCAGAAGCACATCCGAACCGTGCACCTTGG CCGCAAAGCCGACCTGGAGCAGAGCGACGGGGAGGAGGATTTCTACTACACGGAGCTGGACGTGGACGTGGACTCCCTGACAGACGGGCTCTCCAGCCTCACACCTGTCTCCCCCACCTCCTCGGTACCGCCCGCTTTCCCCGGGCCCGAGGTCCCGGCTCCGGTGGTACCGGGTCCGGCGGTACCGGCGCTGCCGCTCCCCGACCTGGCGCTGGCGTCGCCCTGCggccccccg cccccccccgGCCTCTGCCACGTCCACACCGACCACGCCTACCAg ggctgccccctccccacacagcCCCCCGTGTCCCCCGTGGCGCCGACACCCAAGGCACCCAGTGTCCCCAG GAGGCCGCGGGGGGAGGCCAAGAAGTGCCGGAAGGTGTACGGCATGGAGAACCGGGAGCTGTGGTGCACGGCGTGCCGCTGGAAGAAGGCGTGCCAGCGCTTCCTCGACTGA